From one Amaranthus tricolor cultivar Red isolate AtriRed21 chromosome 17, ASM2621246v1, whole genome shotgun sequence genomic stretch:
- the LOC130803593 gene encoding protein INVOLVED IN DE NOVO 2, whose protein sequence is MGHSSEEEDTDISESEIDEYGDQAFEELKKGGREIKVSEEKYTCPYCPGKRKRDYHYKELLQHASGIGNASSKKRRAREKANHLGLAKFLEDEGQKQAMPSKHANGDDHVAACDHDDKFVWPWTGIVVNIPTQFKDGRFVGESGSKLRDELRARGFNPKRVHPLWNFRGHSGKAIVEFNKDWLGLDNALAFEKEYELNQHGKQHWEAKDTEKSGLYAWVARADDYKSTEIYGEHLRKIGDLKTVSELEAEEARKRDKLVSNLTNVLENKKKSLQEIETTFIETSVSFNKLAEEKDKLHQAYNEEIKKIQLSAKEHFQKIFNDHAKLKQQLQSQRSELEVRVHALEEREAKNETERKKLQEDIEKNAEKNNSLQHAAIVQQMADENVLKLAEEQKKQKEDLHKRILQLQNQLEAKQALELEIEQLKGKLKVMEYVGGKEEIQRVEAIQKDLREKEENLDEVESLNQALIIKERRSNEELQEARKELINGMKEMSTRGVIGIKRMGELDSVVFQEACKRKYPEDVAEDKAAELCSLWDEYLRDPEWHPFKVVLVNGEHKEMIDVSDEKLRDLKKEWGDDVYDAVTTALKEINEYNPSGRYITTELWHNVEGRKATLEEGVSYILNKWKDYKRKRG, encoded by the exons ATGGGTCACAGTTCTGAAGAGGAGGATACTGACATCAGTGAATCAGAGATAGATGAGTATGGAGATCAAGCTTTTGAAGAGCTGAAGAAGGGAGGTCGTGAGATAAAGGTGTCAGAAGAGAAGTACACCTGTCCGTATTGCCCAGGGAAGAGGAAGCGTGATTATCATTATAAAGAATTGCTTCAGCATGCCTCCGGAATTGGGAATGCTAGCTCAAAGAAGAGAAGAGCGAGGGAGAAGGCTAATCACCTTGGATTAGCTAAATTTCTGGAAGATGAGGGCCAAAAGCAAGCTATGCCATCAAAGCATGCCAATGGGGATGATCATGTTGCTGCTTGTGATCATGATGATAAGTTCGTTTGGCCCTGGACGGGAATAGTTGTGAATATTCCGACTCAGTTCAAAGATGGACGGTTTGTTGGggaaagtggttcaaagttgagGGATGAGCTGAGAGCTAGGGGGTTTAACCCCAAGAGGGTCCATCCTTTGTGGAATTTTAGAGGTCACTCTGGCAAGGCTATAGTAGAATTTAACAAAGATTGGTTGGGTTTGGACAATGCCTTGGCATTTGAGAAAGAGTATGAATTGAATCAGCATGGGAAACAACATTGGGAGGCAAAGGATACAGAAAAATCTGGTCTTTATGCTTGGGTTGCTCGTGCTGATGATTACAAGTCAACTGAGATATATGGGGAGCATTTGCGGAAAATTGGAGATCTGAAAACCGTATCTGAGCTTGAGGCAGAAGAAGCTCGAAAAAGAGATAAGCTTGTCTCAAACTTGACAAACGTTCTTGAGAATAAGAAGAAGAGTTTGCAGGAAATAGAGACAACATTCATTGAAACCTCTGTTTCCTTTAACAAGTTGGCGGAAGAGAAAGACAAGCTTCATCAAGCATATAACGAAG AGATTAAAAAGATACAGCTGAGTGCTAAAGAACATTTTCAGAAGATCTTTAATGACCATGCAAAGCTTAAGCAGCAACTTCAATCTCAGAGATCGGAGCTTGAGGTCCGTGTGCATGCACTAGAGGAGCGTGAAGCAAAAAATGAAACTGAAAGGAAAAAACTCCAAGAGGATATTGAAAAG AATGCTGAGAAGAACAACTCGCTTCAGCATGCAGCTATTGTACAACAGATGGCAGATGAGAATGTGCTCAAATTGGCTGAAGAGCAGAAG AAACAAAAAGAGGATTTACACAAGCGAATATTGCAGCTTCAAAATCAGCTGGAGGCCAAGCAGGCACTTGAGTTGGAAATTGAGCAACTTAAAGGGAAGTTGAAAGTTATGGAGTACGTGGGAGGTAAAGAAGAAATACAAAGAGTGGAGGCAATTCAAAAAGATTTacgagaaaaagaagaaaatctgGATGAGGTTGAATCTTTGAATCAAGCTCTCATCATAAAGGAGCGCCGGAGCAATGAAGAACTCCAGGAAGCTCGCAAGGAGTTGATAAAT GGCATGAAAGAGATGTCAACTCGTGGAGTTATTGGTATCAAAAGAATGGGAGAACTGGATAGTGTAGTTTTTCAGGAAGCTTGCAAGAGAAAATATCCTGAAGATGTTGCTGAAGATAAAGCTGCAGAATTATGTTCATTGTGGGATGAGTATCTCAGGGATCCCGAATGGCATCCTTTTAAGGTGGTTTTAGTTAATGGAGAGCACAAG GAAATGATAGATGTTTCTGATGAGAAACTAAGAGACCTGAAGAAAGAATGGGGTGATGACGTGTATGATGCTGTAACAACTGCCTTGAAGGAAATTAACGAGTACAACCCAAGTGGAAGATACATAACTACTGAACTATGGCATAACGTAGAGGGCCGAAAAGCTACTTTGGAAGAAGGAGTATCATATATATTGAACAAATGGAAGGATTACAAGCGGAAAAGGGGCTGA